The following proteins are co-located in the Prionailurus viverrinus isolate Anna chromosome A1, UM_Priviv_1.0, whole genome shotgun sequence genome:
- the SHROOM1 gene encoding protein Shroom1 isoform X2, with translation MEALGPGGDRASPASSTRSLDLRRLSARADSAYSSFSAASGAPEPRTPSPGTDLLPYLDWDYVRVVWGGPASAAPAAGLRASPQPRPAAAARSGLRLPEVQGTSGPLSRQATPLLFALAAEAEAEARAVEPPSPPASRAAYRQRLQGAQRRVLRETSFQRKELRMSLPARLRPAAPARPPAAHPRSASLSHPGGEVEPGRSGAPARGPVGRGRLATQQRKWCFSEPGKLDRVGRGGGSVGGCSSDACSSSGFAGPEPQERRVLAGLEDHQIRWLPETQPRGTEDPEPRSLKFGDAHRPSRRSRSASGEVLAHWGGSGGVTPIVQVAPQGAETPRLLFQTKLSRFLTQKEAAVLCSAECLQSSPADREQRVSETCLGSTRLPSLPDDEVFLEDVPLVRMRSPPDTHAPTGNPTSVHVSDQQYETGLGQGVDQAGVPPEHPLHEHPETAGADDSWWRINGSVSISRTTCCSPPGTANGDIPTFNPTGLLTIDPLAATDPLKPLPVDVLEPPGNSTPGAPVRTALAWGTGQPVSRPTWRSLRLEELVQELARLDPSMSDTLTSCPSPEPPLGLLDGLIPLAEVWAAMRPAGEEAGKDAAGTPEPGQLRPTSQEMRSENHTTHPVPDQPCGQGLPDPNSIEAKKMELANLLQKMLRDLQAEQERLHRVAQDWARRGAALEAVVGQTCAPRDLERFSRFMADLERVLGLLLLLGSRLARVRRALAREGADGDPDEQASLLQRLGLLKRQQEDAKELKEHVARRERALREVLVKALPAEELRAYRALLAGKAAVLAQQRSLDERVRLLQDQLDAVRSDLGRRPLPPRMTLPPETRSPDKPSFPLPLI, from the exons ATGgaggccctggggcctgggggcgACCGCGCCTCCCCAGCCTCGTCCACTCGCAGCCTGGACCTGCGGCGGCTGTCCGCGCGCGCCGACTCGGCCTACAGCTCTTTCTCCGCGGCCTCCGGCGCTCCAGAGCCGCGCACGCCATCGCCTGGAACTGACCTCCTCCCTTATCTAGACTGGGACTACGTGCGCGTGGTGTGGGGTGGCCCAGCCTCCGCCGCGCCCGCCGCCGGCCTTCGGGCGTCCCCGCAGCCCCGGCCCGCGGCCGCCGCGCGCAGTGGGCTGCGGCTCCCAGAGGTCCAGGGAACGTCGGGGCCGCTCAGCCGGCAGGCCACCCCGCTGCTGTTTGCTCTGGCGGCcgaggcggaggcggaggcgcGGGCCGTCGAGCCGCCCAGCCCACCGGCCTCGCGGGCTGCCTACCGCCAGCGGCTGCAGGGCGCGCAACGGCGGGTGCTCCGGGAGACGTCCTTCCAGCGCAAGGAGCTCCGCATGAGCCTGCCCGCCCGCCTGCGGCCGGCTGCACCCGCGCGGCCCCCCGCGGCGCACCCGCGCTCCGCCTCGCTCAGCCATCCGGGCGGGGAAGTGGAGCCGGGGCGCTCTGGGGCTCCCGCGCGGGGACCAGTCGGCCGGGGGCGCCTAGCCACCCAGCAGCGGAAGTGGTGCTTCTCTGAGCCAGGGAAGCTGGATCGCGTGGGTCGAGGCGGTGGATCTGTGGGGGGATGTTCGAGTGACGCCTGCTCCAGCTCTGGCTTTGCCGGGCCCGAGCCCCAGGAGCGCAGGGTGCTGGCAGGGTTGGAAGATCACCAGATCAGATGGCTGCCTGAGACGCAGCCTCGAGGCACAGAGGATCCAGAACCGCGGTCCCTGAAGTTCGGTGACGCCCATAGGCCTTCCAGACGGAGTCGGAGCGCTTCAGGCGAAGTCTTGGCTCACTGGGGAGGTTCAGGAGGGGTCACGCCCATTGTTCAG GTTGCTCCCCAAGGAGCAGAAACCCCCAGACTGTTGTTTCAGACCAAACTTTCCAG GTTCCTGACTCAGAAGGAAGCTGCAGTGTTGTGTTCTGCCGAGTGCCTCCAGAGCAGTCCTGCAGACCGTGAACAGAGGGTCTCAGAGACATGCCTTGGGTCTACCcgactcccttcccttcctgatgATGAGGTTTTCCTGGAAGACGTCCCCTTGGTCAGAATGAGATCACCTCCAGACACCCATGCGCCCACAGGAAACCCAACCAG TGTCCATGTCTCTGACCAGCAGTATGAAACCGGCTTGGGCCAGGGGGTTGACCAAGCTGGAGTCCCCCCAGAGCACCCCCTCCATGAGCACCCAGAGACTGCAGGGGCAGATGACAGCTGGTGGAGGATAAATGGTTCTGTGAGCATTTCCAGGACTACATGCTGTAGCCCCCCTGGGACTGCAAATGGTGACATTCCAACCTTCAACCCCACTGGACTGCTGACCATTGACCCACTTGCAGCTACAGACCCCCTCAAACCTCTTCCAGTTGATGTCCTGGAACCTCCAGGCAACAGTACCCCAGGTGCTCCTGTCCGTACTGCCCTAGCTTGGGGCACTGGCCAGCCTGTTTCCAGGCCAACATGGCGCAGTCTGCGCCTTGAGGAGCTGGTTCAGGAGCTGGCCAGACTGGATCCCTCTATGAGTGACACACTCACTTCCTGTCCCAGTCCAGAGCCACCCCTGGGTCTGCTAGATGGGCTGATTCCTTTAGCTGAGGTCTGGGCTGCGATGAGGCCAGCCGGTGAGGAGGCTGGAAAGGACGCTGCTGGTACTCCTGAGCCAGG CCAGCTCAGGCCAACTTCTCAGGAGATGAGGTCTGAAAACCATACCACCCACCCTGTGCCTGACCAACCCTGTGGTCAGGGTCTCCCTGATCCAAACAGCATCGAAGCCAAGAAA ATGGAGCTAGCCAATCTCCTCCAAAAGATGCTGCGGGACCTTCAGGCAGAACAGGAGCGGCTGCACCGGGTGGCCCAGGATTGggccaggcgcggggctgctctgGAGGCGGTGGTGGGCCAGACCTGTGCACCCCGCGACCTAGAGCGGTTCAGCAGGTTCATGGCCGACCTAGAGCGCGTGCTtggcctgctgctgctgctgggcagTCGCCTGGCCCGCGTGCGCCGCGCCCTGGCCCGGGAGGGCGCAGACGGCGACCCAGACGAGCAG GCCTCTCTGCTGCAGCGACTCGGTCTCCTGAAACGGCAGCAGGAAGACGCCAAGGAGCTGAAGGAGCACGTGGCGCGGCGCGAGCGGGCCCTGCGGGAGGTGCTGGTGAAGGCCCTGCCCGCGGAGGAGCTGCGCGCCTATCGCGCCTTGCTGGCGGGCAAGGCCGCCGTTCTGGCCCAGCAGCGCAGCCTAGACGAGCGGGTCCGGCTCCTTCAGGACCAACTGGACGCCGTCAGGAGCGACCTTGGCCGTCGTCCCCTGCCTCCCAGGATGACCTTGCCCCCAGAGACCCGTTCTCCAGATAAACcgtctttccctctgcccctcatctaA
- the SHROOM1 gene encoding protein Shroom1 isoform X1 has translation MEALGPGGDRASPASSTRSLDLRRLSARADSAYSSFSAASGAPEPRTPSPGTDLLPYLDWDYVRVVWGGPASAAPAAGLRASPQPRPAAAARSGLRLPEVQGTSGPLSRQATPLLFALAAEAEAEARAVEPPSPPASRAAYRQRLQGAQRRVLRETSFQRKELRMSLPARLRPAAPARPPAAHPRSASLSHPGGEVEPGRSGAPARGPVGRGRLATQQRKWCFSEPGKLDRVGRGGGSVGGCSSDACSSSGFAGPEPQERRVLAGLEDHQIRWLPETQPRGTEDPEPRSLKFGDAHRPSRRSRSASGEVLAHWGGSGGVTPIVQVWKIGCRVGVGDIWENENLSYISSNCLPFQVAPQGAETPRLLFQTKLSRFLTQKEAAVLCSAECLQSSPADREQRVSETCLGSTRLPSLPDDEVFLEDVPLVRMRSPPDTHAPTGNPTSVHVSDQQYETGLGQGVDQAGVPPEHPLHEHPETAGADDSWWRINGSVSISRTTCCSPPGTANGDIPTFNPTGLLTIDPLAATDPLKPLPVDVLEPPGNSTPGAPVRTALAWGTGQPVSRPTWRSLRLEELVQELARLDPSMSDTLTSCPSPEPPLGLLDGLIPLAEVWAAMRPAGEEAGKDAAGTPEPGQLRPTSQEMRSENHTTHPVPDQPCGQGLPDPNSIEAKKMELANLLQKMLRDLQAEQERLHRVAQDWARRGAALEAVVGQTCAPRDLERFSRFMADLERVLGLLLLLGSRLARVRRALAREGADGDPDEQASLLQRLGLLKRQQEDAKELKEHVARRERALREVLVKALPAEELRAYRALLAGKAAVLAQQRSLDERVRLLQDQLDAVRSDLGRRPLPPRMTLPPETRSPDKPSFPLPLI, from the exons ATGgaggccctggggcctgggggcgACCGCGCCTCCCCAGCCTCGTCCACTCGCAGCCTGGACCTGCGGCGGCTGTCCGCGCGCGCCGACTCGGCCTACAGCTCTTTCTCCGCGGCCTCCGGCGCTCCAGAGCCGCGCACGCCATCGCCTGGAACTGACCTCCTCCCTTATCTAGACTGGGACTACGTGCGCGTGGTGTGGGGTGGCCCAGCCTCCGCCGCGCCCGCCGCCGGCCTTCGGGCGTCCCCGCAGCCCCGGCCCGCGGCCGCCGCGCGCAGTGGGCTGCGGCTCCCAGAGGTCCAGGGAACGTCGGGGCCGCTCAGCCGGCAGGCCACCCCGCTGCTGTTTGCTCTGGCGGCcgaggcggaggcggaggcgcGGGCCGTCGAGCCGCCCAGCCCACCGGCCTCGCGGGCTGCCTACCGCCAGCGGCTGCAGGGCGCGCAACGGCGGGTGCTCCGGGAGACGTCCTTCCAGCGCAAGGAGCTCCGCATGAGCCTGCCCGCCCGCCTGCGGCCGGCTGCACCCGCGCGGCCCCCCGCGGCGCACCCGCGCTCCGCCTCGCTCAGCCATCCGGGCGGGGAAGTGGAGCCGGGGCGCTCTGGGGCTCCCGCGCGGGGACCAGTCGGCCGGGGGCGCCTAGCCACCCAGCAGCGGAAGTGGTGCTTCTCTGAGCCAGGGAAGCTGGATCGCGTGGGTCGAGGCGGTGGATCTGTGGGGGGATGTTCGAGTGACGCCTGCTCCAGCTCTGGCTTTGCCGGGCCCGAGCCCCAGGAGCGCAGGGTGCTGGCAGGGTTGGAAGATCACCAGATCAGATGGCTGCCTGAGACGCAGCCTCGAGGCACAGAGGATCCAGAACCGCGGTCCCTGAAGTTCGGTGACGCCCATAGGCCTTCCAGACGGAGTCGGAGCGCTTCAGGCGAAGTCTTGGCTCACTGGGGAGGTTCAGGAGGGGTCACGCCCATTGTTCAGGTGTGGAAGATAGGCTGCAGGGTTGGGGTAGGGGACATCTGGGAAAATGAAAACTTGAGCTACATTTCAAGCAACTGTTTGCCTTTCCAGGTTGCTCCCCAAGGAGCAGAAACCCCCAGACTGTTGTTTCAGACCAAACTTTCCAG GTTCCTGACTCAGAAGGAAGCTGCAGTGTTGTGTTCTGCCGAGTGCCTCCAGAGCAGTCCTGCAGACCGTGAACAGAGGGTCTCAGAGACATGCCTTGGGTCTACCcgactcccttcccttcctgatgATGAGGTTTTCCTGGAAGACGTCCCCTTGGTCAGAATGAGATCACCTCCAGACACCCATGCGCCCACAGGAAACCCAACCAG TGTCCATGTCTCTGACCAGCAGTATGAAACCGGCTTGGGCCAGGGGGTTGACCAAGCTGGAGTCCCCCCAGAGCACCCCCTCCATGAGCACCCAGAGACTGCAGGGGCAGATGACAGCTGGTGGAGGATAAATGGTTCTGTGAGCATTTCCAGGACTACATGCTGTAGCCCCCCTGGGACTGCAAATGGTGACATTCCAACCTTCAACCCCACTGGACTGCTGACCATTGACCCACTTGCAGCTACAGACCCCCTCAAACCTCTTCCAGTTGATGTCCTGGAACCTCCAGGCAACAGTACCCCAGGTGCTCCTGTCCGTACTGCCCTAGCTTGGGGCACTGGCCAGCCTGTTTCCAGGCCAACATGGCGCAGTCTGCGCCTTGAGGAGCTGGTTCAGGAGCTGGCCAGACTGGATCCCTCTATGAGTGACACACTCACTTCCTGTCCCAGTCCAGAGCCACCCCTGGGTCTGCTAGATGGGCTGATTCCTTTAGCTGAGGTCTGGGCTGCGATGAGGCCAGCCGGTGAGGAGGCTGGAAAGGACGCTGCTGGTACTCCTGAGCCAGG CCAGCTCAGGCCAACTTCTCAGGAGATGAGGTCTGAAAACCATACCACCCACCCTGTGCCTGACCAACCCTGTGGTCAGGGTCTCCCTGATCCAAACAGCATCGAAGCCAAGAAA ATGGAGCTAGCCAATCTCCTCCAAAAGATGCTGCGGGACCTTCAGGCAGAACAGGAGCGGCTGCACCGGGTGGCCCAGGATTGggccaggcgcggggctgctctgGAGGCGGTGGTGGGCCAGACCTGTGCACCCCGCGACCTAGAGCGGTTCAGCAGGTTCATGGCCGACCTAGAGCGCGTGCTtggcctgctgctgctgctgggcagTCGCCTGGCCCGCGTGCGCCGCGCCCTGGCCCGGGAGGGCGCAGACGGCGACCCAGACGAGCAG GCCTCTCTGCTGCAGCGACTCGGTCTCCTGAAACGGCAGCAGGAAGACGCCAAGGAGCTGAAGGAGCACGTGGCGCGGCGCGAGCGGGCCCTGCGGGAGGTGCTGGTGAAGGCCCTGCCCGCGGAGGAGCTGCGCGCCTATCGCGCCTTGCTGGCGGGCAAGGCCGCCGTTCTGGCCCAGCAGCGCAGCCTAGACGAGCGGGTCCGGCTCCTTCAGGACCAACTGGACGCCGTCAGGAGCGACCTTGGCCGTCGTCCCCTGCCTCCCAGGATGACCTTGCCCCCAGAGACCCGTTCTCCAGATAAACcgtctttccctctgcccctcatctaA
- the SOWAHA gene encoding ankyrin repeat domain-containing protein SOWAHA → MALAAAAAAAAAGVSQAAVLGFLQEHGGKVRNSDLVSRFKPLLDAGDPRGRAARRDRFKQFVNDVAVVREFDGVKFVVLRKKPRPREGPEPLASCVPGTPAIPDPPSNITSVSEGETPGSGVPSLPAEQQLVEPLEDPAQPLEPQDTPGDPASEPTQPNGELLLGLAQQSGGPSDSQIPAFELALPSEGLSADVAPPSRSPSEEVLSQAESPDQEPGHGATKEALPLPRHAPPPKPCMLPVRCVPAPSALRIRAEEQGLRRQLSEEPSPRSSPLLLRRLSVEESGLGLSLGPGRSPHLRRLSRAGPRLLSPDTEEVPAAPPPSAVPLEPTEHEWLVRAAAGCWTHQLHGLLLRDRGLAAKRDFISGFTALHWAAKSGDREMALQLVEVARRGGAPVDVNARSHGGYTPLHLAALHGHEDAAVLLVVRLGAQVHVRDHSGRRAYQYLPPGASYALRRLLGDPSLRSSSELDATGASGGTLTTRRPVQVAATILSSTTSAFLGVLADDLMLQDLARGLRKSGSLSKFLGASPMAPRKKTKTRSGLPAFSEISRRPTPGPFAGLVPSLPPTT, encoded by the coding sequence ATGGCGCtagccgccgcggccgccgccgcggccgccggaGTGAGCCAGGCGGCGGTGCTGGGCTTCCTGCAGGAACACGGCGGCAAGGTGCGCAACTCGGATCTGGTGAGCCGCTTTAAGCCGCTCCTGGATGCCGGCGACCCGCGCGGCCGTGCCGCCCGCAGGGACCGCTTCAAGCAGTTTGTCAACGACGTGGCTGTGGTGAGGGAGTTTGACGGCGTCAAGTTCGTGGTGCTGAGGAAGAAACCTAGGCCCCGGGAGGGACCAGAGCCTCTGGCCTCGTGCGTCCCCGGCACCCCCGCGATACCAGACCCTCCGTCGAACATCACTTCCGTCTCAGAGGGGGAAACCCCCGGCTCGGGGGTTCCATCCCTGCCTGCAGAGCAGCAGTTGGTGGAACCACTTGAGGACCCGGCCCAGCCATTAGAGCCACAGGACACCCCCGGGGATCCGGCCTCTGAGCCCACTCAGCCGAACGGGGAGCTGTTGTTAGGTCTGGCCCAGCAGTCAGGGGGACCCTCCGACTCCCAGATTCCAGCCTTTGAGCTAGCCCTGCCCTCTGAGGGACTCTCTGCAGACGTGGCCCCGCCGTCTAGGTCACCGTCGGAGGAGGTCTTGTCCCAAGCGGAGTCGCCGGACCAGGAACCTGGGCATGGAGCCACGAAAGAAGCCCTACCACTCCCTCGGCACGCGCCGCCGCCAAAGCCCTGCATGCTGCCGGTGCGCTGCGTTCCGGCCCCCTCCGCCCTCCGGATCCGGGCCGAGGAACAGGGCCTGCGCCGGCAGCTGTCGGAAGAACCGAGCCCCCGGAGCTCCCCACTGCTGCTGCGGCGGCTCTCGGTGGAAGAGTCTGGCCTGGGCCTCAGCCTGGGCCCGGGCCGCTCCCCACACCTGAGGCGCCTGTCGCGCGCCGGCCCGCGCCTGCTGAGCCCAGACACAGAGGAAGTgcccgccgcgccgccgccgtcCGCCGTGCCTCTGGAGCCGACCGAGCACGAGTGGCTAGTGCGGGCGGCCGCGGGCTGCTGGACCCACCAGCTGCACGGGCTGCTGCTGCGCGACCGCGGCCTGGCGGCCAAGCGCGACTTCATATCTGGTTTCACGGCCTTGCATTGGGCCGCCAAGAGCGGAGACCGGGAGATGGCGCTGCAGCTGGTGGAGGTCGCGCGGCGCGGGGGCGCGCCTGTAGACGTGAACGCGCGCTCACACGGCGGCTACACGCCACTGCACCTGGCCGCTCTGCACGGCCACGAGGATGCCGCCGTGCTGCTGGTGGTGCGCCTGGGTGCGCAGGTGCATGTGCGTGACCATAGCGGGCGGCGCGCCTACCAATACCTGCCGCCCGGCGCCTCCTACGCGCTCCGCCGCCTGCTCGGCGACCCAAGCCTTCGAAGCTCTAGCGAGCTCGATGCTACCGGAGCTAGTGGTGGCACGCTTACGACCCGGCGCCCGGTGCAAGTGGCTGCCACCATCCTCAGTTCCACCACCAGCGCGTTTCTGGGTGTCCTGGCCGACGACCTGATGCTCCAAGACCTGGCTCGGGGCTTGAGGAAGTCAGGCTCCTTGAGCAAGTTCTTGGGTGCCTCGCCCATGGCTCCACGTAAAAAGACTAAGACCCGCAGTGGCCTACCGGCTTTTTCAGAAATCTCTCGTCGACCTACTCCGGGGCCCTTCGCTGGGCTAGTGCCCAGCCTGCCTCCCACAACCTGA